A genome region from Mesorhizobium sp. B2-1-8 includes the following:
- a CDS encoding ArsR/SmtB family transcription factor, with protein MTECIPIPDHAVSALSVCMPDSRAVAARFAALSHPARIEILKHLSASNSCCCREVVDHFDLAQSTISQHLKILVEAGLVRFEPDRQRSRYAVDRAALADVSASLSALINSCCSGR; from the coding sequence ATGACAGAGTGCATCCCCATACCAGACCACGCCGTCTCGGCACTGTCCGTCTGCATGCCGGACAGCCGCGCTGTCGCGGCGCGGTTCGCAGCACTTTCGCATCCGGCGCGGATCGAGATACTGAAGCATCTGTCCGCCAGCAATTCCTGCTGCTGCCGTGAGGTCGTCGACCATTTCGATCTGGCGCAGTCGACCATCTCCCAGCATCTGAAGATATTGGTCGAGGCCGGCCTGGTTCGGTTCGAGCCCGATCGTCAACGATCGCGCTATGCTGTCGATCGCGCGGCACTTGCCGATGTATCGGCATCACTGAGCGCACTCATCAATTCCTGCTGCTCCGGCCGCTGA
- a CDS encoding AMP-binding protein: protein MILTLALLAGLVVALLLIGAVEKFRLGLRFTQALLYVPFKLAYRISDNRIRVARKAQVPVIYVISHQSRFEPALMLSLLPDDTLHILDEVSARSPWLEPWRELGRTIAFNAEHVFVSRRLVRVLKGKGRLAVYLPDAVEPDVKTFRLFRAVTRIAMQADARIVPIFVASARSLPVSLTPRDKAPRRWFPRLSISVLEPMTIAELVARNPDQASNTNALFDRVAEARLFGTDLDRGLFLAMRDAADRVGASHTIIEDVISGALSYRKMFIGARVLGRRFEAVTAPGEAVGVMLPNANGVVLSFVGLLSAGRVAAMINYTAGPASVTAAVRTAVIRTVVSSRAFVEKADLADVVAAVEKGGARLLWLEDLRTSVTTLDKLAAALLWRLPLQRQDAAKPGVILFTSGSEGTPKAVVLSQKNLLANAMQAEARITISPADTLLNVLPVFHSFGLTGGTILPLVTGVKLFLYPSPLHYKIIPEIARKVKPTIMFGTDTFLANYARTAKDGDFSSLRFVVAGAEAVKPDTRRVYRERFQAEIIEGFGLTEAAPVVAVNTAIHGRDGTVGRLLPAIRMKLEPVEGINDAGQLWLEGPNMMMGYMTADRPGELQPLTGWHDTGDIVAVDREGFISIRGRAKRFAKIAGEMVSLGAVEMLVQSLWPEERHAAVAVPDKRRGERIVLVTTADDASAEELRQFGKKAGAAELMVPNDIVKVEEIPVLGSGKTDYVSTRKLAIDRLGFGVAA from the coding sequence ATGATCCTGACACTGGCGCTGCTTGCGGGTCTGGTTGTGGCCTTGCTGCTGATCGGGGCGGTTGAGAAATTCCGCCTCGGCCTGCGCTTCACCCAGGCGCTGCTCTACGTGCCGTTCAAGCTCGCCTACCGGATCAGCGACAATCGCATCAGGGTCGCCCGCAAGGCGCAGGTGCCGGTCATCTATGTCATCTCGCACCAGTCGCGCTTCGAGCCGGCGCTGATGCTGTCGCTGCTGCCCGACGACACGCTGCATATACTCGACGAGGTTTCGGCGCGCTCGCCTTGGCTCGAACCCTGGCGCGAACTTGGCCGCACCATTGCCTTCAACGCCGAACATGTCTTCGTCAGCCGCCGGCTGGTGCGCGTGCTGAAGGGCAAGGGCCGGCTGGCCGTCTACCTGCCGGACGCGGTCGAGCCCGACGTCAAGACGTTTCGGCTGTTTCGCGCCGTCACCCGCATAGCCATGCAGGCCGATGCCCGCATCGTGCCGATTTTCGTCGCCAGCGCACGCAGCCTGCCGGTCTCGCTGACACCTAGGGACAAGGCACCGCGTCGCTGGTTTCCACGGCTGTCGATCAGTGTTCTGGAGCCGATGACGATCGCCGAACTGGTGGCGCGCAACCCGGACCAGGCCTCGAATACCAATGCGCTGTTCGACCGCGTCGCCGAGGCCCGGCTTTTCGGCACCGACCTCGATCGCGGCCTGTTCCTGGCCATGCGCGATGCCGCTGACCGTGTCGGCGCCTCGCACACCATCATCGAAGATGTTATCTCGGGGGCCTTGAGCTACCGCAAGATGTTCATCGGCGCTCGCGTGCTTGGCAGGCGCTTCGAGGCGGTGACGGCGCCGGGCGAAGCGGTGGGAGTGATGCTGCCCAACGCCAACGGCGTCGTATTGTCGTTCGTCGGCCTTCTGTCGGCGGGCCGAGTGGCCGCGATGATCAACTACACGGCCGGGCCGGCGAGCGTCACCGCGGCGGTCCGCACGGCCGTCATCCGCACCGTCGTCTCTTCACGCGCCTTCGTCGAGAAGGCCGATCTCGCCGATGTCGTCGCGGCGGTCGAAAAGGGCGGCGCCAGGCTGCTGTGGCTGGAGGATCTGCGGACCAGCGTCACCACGCTGGACAAGCTTGCGGCCGCCTTGCTGTGGCGCCTGCCGCTGCAGCGGCAGGATGCGGCCAAGCCGGGCGTGATCCTGTTCACCTCGGGCTCCGAGGGCACGCCGAAGGCGGTCGTCCTGTCGCAAAAGAACCTTCTCGCCAATGCCATGCAGGCCGAGGCGCGCATCACCATCTCGCCAGCGGACACCCTGCTCAACGTGCTGCCGGTGTTCCATTCGTTCGGCCTGACGGGCGGCACCATCCTGCCGCTGGTCACCGGGGTAAAACTGTTCCTCTATCCCTCGCCTCTCCATTACAAGATCATCCCCGAGATCGCGCGCAAGGTGAAACCGACCATCATGTTCGGCACCGACACGTTCCTCGCCAACTATGCGCGCACCGCCAAGGACGGGGATTTCTCCAGCCTGCGCTTCGTCGTCGCCGGCGCCGAGGCGGTGAAGCCGGATACCCGCCGCGTCTATCGCGAACGCTTCCAGGCCGAGATCATCGAAGGCTTCGGACTGACCGAGGCCGCACCCGTGGTTGCCGTCAACACCGCGATCCATGGGCGCGACGGCACGGTCGGGCGGTTGCTGCCGGCCATCCGCATGAAGCTGGAGCCGGTCGAAGGCATCAATGATGCCGGCCAGTTGTGGCTCGAAGGACCGAACATGATGATGGGCTACATGACCGCGGATCGCCCCGGCGAGCTACAGCCCCTGACCGGCTGGCACGACACGGGCGACATCGTCGCCGTCGACCGCGAAGGCTTCATCAGCATTCGCGGACGCGCTAAGCGCTTCGCCAAGATCGCCGGCGAGATGGTGTCGCTGGGCGCGGTCGAGATGCTGGTGCAGTCGCTTTGGCCGGAAGAACGCCACGCGGCGGTGGCGGTGCCGGACAAGAGGCGCGGCGAGCGCATCGTGCTGGTCACCACCGCTGACGATGCGAGCGCAGAGGAGTTGCGACAGTTCGGCAAAAAGGCCGGAGCGGCCGAACTGATGGTGCCAAACGACATCGTCAAGGTCGAAGAAATCCCGGTGCTCGGCTCGGGCAAGACGGATTATGTGTCGACCAGGAAGCTTGCGATCGACCGGCTGGGGTTTGGCGTGGCAGCTTAG
- a CDS encoding TIGR00730 family Rossman fold protein produces the protein MNTIRSVCVYCGSSPGRDEIYVKAGHLLGRSIAKSGLRLVYGGGTKGIMGAVAEGALKAGGKVTGIIPRFLINKEATETALDRLDELLITDNMHERKHKMFEKSDAFVALPGGIGTVEEIVEIMTWAQLGHHRKPIVFGNINGFWDPMTAMLDHMAAEGFIHTAQRVKPLVVNDPEAIVAAIMVAGSSVDAPTEGVQSVIDKM, from the coding sequence ATGAACACGATTCGATCCGTCTGCGTCTATTGCGGCTCGTCTCCGGGCCGCGATGAAATCTATGTCAAGGCCGGTCACCTGCTTGGACGCTCAATTGCCAAGTCAGGACTGCGGCTGGTCTATGGCGGCGGCACCAAAGGCATCATGGGCGCCGTCGCCGAAGGCGCGCTCAAGGCCGGCGGCAAGGTGACGGGCATCATCCCGCGCTTCCTCATCAACAAGGAAGCAACCGAAACCGCGCTTGACCGGCTCGACGAGTTGCTGATCACCGACAACATGCACGAGCGCAAACACAAGATGTTCGAGAAATCCGACGCCTTTGTGGCGCTGCCCGGTGGCATCGGCACAGTCGAGGAGATCGTCGAGATCATGACCTGGGCGCAACTCGGCCATCACCGCAAGCCGATCGTCTTCGGCAATATCAACGGATTCTGGGACCCGATGACGGCGATGCTTGACCACATGGCGGCGGAGGGCTTCATTCACACGGCGCAACGGGTCAAGCCGCTGGTCGTCAACGATCCGGAGGCAATCGTCGCCGCCATCATGGTGGCCGGGTCCTCGGTCGACGCGCCGACGGAAGGCGTCCAGTCGGTGATCGACAAGATGTAG
- a CDS encoding ABCB family ABC transporter ATP-binding protein/permease, giving the protein MAEKTVSADTSTLTTLRNLWPYMWPADRADLRARVTWATLLLVVAKVTLVAGPYFFKWATDALAGGFKTPPPLPSFMLAPVMLVIAYNVLRLVQLGFNQLRDALFARVGQHAVRQLAFRTFVHMHQLSLRFHLERRTGGLSRIIERGTKGIETIVRFIMLNTAPTILEFALTAGIFGFTYGWKYVAVVAITVCVYVWFTVKASDWRISIRRDMNDSDTDANTKAIDSLLNFETVKYFTNERMEAERFDRSMARYEIAATKTWTSLGWLNFGQGFIFGVGTVVVMCMSALEVQAGTQSVGDFVFINAMLVQLSVPLNFIGFIYREIRQGLTDIEHMFDLLDVPQEIIDKPSAKPLSVGAGKVEFRDVHFSYDPNRKILKGVSFEVPAGKTVAIVGPSGAGKSTISRLLFRFYDVQGGQVLIDGQDIRDVTQDSLRAVLGMVPQDTVLFNDTIAYNIRYGRVSAGEEEVRKAAELAQIGPFIEKLPDGYKSMVGERGLKLSGGEKQRVAIARTILKAPPILMLDEATSALDSHTEQEIQAALDLVSKGRTTIVIAHRLSTVISADEIIVLKDGQIAERGTHVELMRKHGLYASMWDRQREATEAEERLRIARESDELGVVVRRRTSEMS; this is encoded by the coding sequence GTGGCCGAAAAAACCGTATCCGCCGACACCTCGACACTCACGACATTGCGCAATCTCTGGCCCTATATGTGGCCGGCCGACCGCGCCGACCTGAGGGCACGGGTGACCTGGGCGACGCTGCTGCTGGTCGTGGCCAAGGTGACGCTGGTCGCCGGTCCCTATTTCTTCAAATGGGCAACCGATGCGCTGGCGGGAGGTTTCAAAACGCCTCCGCCGCTGCCGTCGTTCATGCTTGCCCCGGTGATGCTGGTCATTGCCTATAATGTACTGAGGCTCGTCCAGCTCGGCTTCAACCAGCTGCGCGACGCGCTGTTTGCCCGCGTCGGCCAGCATGCGGTGCGTCAGCTTGCCTTCCGCACGTTCGTGCACATGCATCAGCTGTCGTTGCGCTTCCACCTGGAGCGCCGCACCGGCGGCCTGTCGCGCATCATTGAGCGCGGCACCAAGGGCATCGAGACGATCGTGCGCTTCATCATGCTCAACACGGCGCCGACGATCCTCGAATTCGCGCTGACCGCCGGCATATTCGGCTTCACCTATGGCTGGAAATATGTGGCCGTGGTGGCGATCACCGTCTGCGTCTACGTCTGGTTCACCGTCAAGGCGAGCGACTGGCGCATCTCGATCCGCCGCGACATGAACGACAGCGACACCGACGCCAACACCAAGGCGATCGACTCGCTGCTCAATTTCGAGACGGTCAAATATTTCACCAATGAGCGCATGGAGGCCGAGCGCTTCGACCGCTCTATGGCGCGTTACGAGATCGCCGCCACGAAGACCTGGACCTCGCTCGGCTGGCTGAACTTTGGCCAGGGCTTCATCTTCGGTGTCGGCACGGTCGTCGTCATGTGCATGTCGGCGCTGGAGGTGCAGGCCGGCACCCAGAGCGTCGGCGATTTCGTTTTCATCAATGCCATGCTGGTGCAGCTTTCCGTGCCGCTCAACTTCATCGGCTTCATCTATCGCGAAATCCGGCAAGGGTTGACCGACATCGAGCACATGTTCGACCTGCTCGACGTGCCGCAGGAGATCATCGACAAGCCCAGCGCTAAGCCGCTGTCCGTCGGTGCCGGCAAGGTCGAGTTCCGAGACGTCCACTTTTCCTATGATCCGAACCGCAAGATCCTGAAGGGCGTCTCCTTCGAAGTGCCGGCCGGCAAGACGGTTGCCATTGTCGGGCCGTCGGGCGCGGGCAAGTCGACCATCTCGCGGCTGCTGTTCCGCTTCTACGACGTACAGGGTGGTCAGGTGCTGATCGACGGCCAGGATATCAGGGATGTGACGCAGGACAGCCTGCGCGCGGTGCTCGGCATGGTGCCGCAGGACACCGTGCTGTTCAACGACACCATCGCCTACAACATCCGCTACGGCCGTGTCAGCGCCGGCGAGGAAGAGGTGCGCAAGGCCGCCGAACTCGCCCAGATCGGACCGTTCATCGAGAAGCTGCCCGACGGCTACAAGTCGATGGTCGGCGAGCGCGGGCTGAAGCTCTCCGGTGGCGAGAAGCAACGCGTGGCGATCGCCCGCACCATCCTGAAGGCGCCGCCGATCCTGATGCTCGACGAAGCCACTTCGGCGCTCGACAGCCACACCGAGCAGGAGATCCAGGCCGCGCTCGACCTGGTCAGCAAGGGCCGCACCACCATCGTCATCGCCCACCGCCTGTCGACGGTGATTTCGGCCGACGAGATCATCGTGCTCAAGGATGGTCAGATCGCCGAGCGCGGCACCCATGTCGAGCTGATGCGAAAGCACGGCCTCTACGCCTCGATGTGGGACCGCCAGCGCGAGGCGACCGAAGCCGAGGAGCGGCTGCGCATTGCCCGCGAAAGCGACGAACTGGGTGTCGTCGTGCGCCGGCGCACGTCGGAGATGTCGTAG
- a CDS encoding phosphatidylserine decarboxylase, protein MSLVDTVKNAFVPIHREGYPFIAAFGAATPFLGYFSSILFWIGLILTAWCVYFFRDPERVTPVDDRLVVSPADGIISAVGPAVPPRELSLGNVEMTRISVFMNVFSCHVNRSPVRGRIAKIEHRPGKFLNAELDKASTENERNGLVIESPNGTVAAVQIAGLVARRIVCWTEAGASIGTGERFGLIRFGSRVDVFLPLTATPRVAVGQTAVGGETVLAEFGGIAGTPLVRIS, encoded by the coding sequence ATGAGCCTTGTCGACACGGTCAAGAACGCGTTCGTACCGATCCATCGCGAAGGTTATCCCTTCATCGCCGCCTTTGGCGCGGCGACGCCGTTCCTCGGCTATTTCTCCTCGATCCTCTTCTGGATCGGCCTGATCCTGACCGCCTGGTGCGTCTATTTCTTCCGCGATCCCGAGCGCGTCACGCCCGTCGATGATCGTCTCGTGGTGAGCCCCGCCGATGGCATCATCTCGGCGGTGGGACCTGCCGTGCCACCGCGCGAGCTTAGCCTCGGCAATGTCGAGATGACCCGCATCTCCGTGTTCATGAACGTCTTTTCCTGCCACGTGAACCGCTCTCCGGTGCGCGGCCGCATTGCCAAGATCGAGCATCGCCCCGGAAAGTTCCTCAATGCCGAGCTGGACAAGGCGAGCACCGAAAATGAGCGCAACGGCCTTGTCATCGAGAGCCCCAACGGCACGGTGGCGGCAGTCCAGATCGCCGGACTGGTGGCGCGCCGCATTGTCTGCTGGACCGAGGCCGGCGCTTCGATCGGCACAGGCGAGCGTTTCGGCCTGATCCGTTTCGGCTCGCGCGTCGACGTATTCCTGCCTTTGACCGCCACGCCGCGCGTTGCCGTTGGCCAGACCGCGGTCGGCGGCGAAACGGTGCTGGCCGAATTCGGCGGGATCGCCGGCACGCCCCTCGTGCGGATTTCCTGA
- a CDS encoding antibiotic biosynthesis monooxygenase: protein MDISVTDQSVNGGSVFRVDKFVVPANARDEILAKVKMTHELLRLQQGFVQDFLLEQFSGPGEFNLVTIVEWESQAAVDNVVPIVKAAHERIAFNPQETIARLGVRADIANYQRVPGL, encoded by the coding sequence ATGGATATCAGCGTTACGGATCAAAGTGTTAATGGCGGAAGCGTGTTTAGGGTCGACAAGTTCGTCGTGCCCGCCAATGCTCGCGATGAGATCCTCGCAAAGGTGAAGATGACGCATGAGTTGCTGCGTCTGCAGCAAGGCTTCGTCCAGGATTTCCTGCTCGAGCAATTCTCCGGACCGGGGGAATTCAACCTCGTCACCATCGTCGAATGGGAAAGCCAGGCCGCCGTCGACAATGTGGTGCCGATCGTCAAGGCGGCGCACGAGCGCATAGCCTTCAACCCGCAGGAGACGATCGCCCGGCTCGGAGTGCGGGCTGATATCGCCAACTATCAGCGCGTGCCTGGACTCTAG
- a CDS encoding LysM peptidoglycan-binding domain-containing protein produces the protein MAINPLKAFLFAAGGIVAAAGTAYVSGALDPYLHRTPPAEVAALTPPATPKPADPGTEGRLPAPAVPAAPATAPQATAPAAPATDAAAPAAPATAGPIAPTFDVVRVEGNGSIVIAGNAAPNSKVEILNGTTVIGSTVAGPDGAFVIVLDDPLKPGDYTIALRSTVGTVVTASAQTAVVSVPANAAGQVLAMVEEPGKPAELLTVPAPETKPAPATGDQAAAPAPAVPAATAPGVVEAKPAPAAPAAPAVTEPKIVVEAVEIEGNKIFVAGLADPGRKVRAYANDIPLGDAQTSSDGHFLVEATRDIPVGSYTIHVDGLDADGVKVVARAAVPFEREAGEAVAAVAPAGTKPAETKPAAAAAPAGTAPAADASAVVAAATPPSDVPEIVSPKLEHADGAVIIRRNDTLWRISRRVYGHGTRYSTIYLANQDQIRNPNRIWPGQVFKVPEKSKEGEAADFKAMGEHATTKTE, from the coding sequence ATGGCGATCAATCCATTGAAGGCGTTCTTGTTCGCGGCGGGTGGGATCGTCGCGGCAGCGGGAACCGCCTATGTATCGGGCGCACTCGACCCGTATCTTCATCGCACGCCGCCGGCGGAAGTCGCGGCGTTGACGCCGCCCGCGACGCCGAAGCCGGCCGATCCGGGCACGGAAGGGCGCCTGCCGGCTCCGGCGGTGCCGGCCGCTCCGGCCACGGCACCCCAGGCAACAGCCCCGGCAGCGCCCGCAACCGATGCGGCGGCGCCTGCGGCGCCCGCGACGGCGGGTCCGATCGCCCCGACTTTCGACGTCGTGCGCGTCGAGGGCAACGGCTCGATCGTCATTGCCGGCAACGCGGCGCCCAACTCGAAGGTCGAAATCCTCAACGGCACGACGGTGATCGGCTCCACGGTGGCTGGTCCCGATGGCGCCTTTGTCATCGTGCTCGACGATCCGCTGAAGCCCGGCGACTATACAATCGCCTTGCGTTCGACGGTCGGCACGGTCGTGACCGCCTCGGCGCAGACCGCCGTGGTCTCGGTGCCGGCGAATGCGGCTGGCCAGGTGCTGGCCATGGTCGAGGAGCCAGGCAAACCGGCCGAACTGCTGACGGTCCCGGCGCCCGAGACAAAGCCTGCGCCGGCAACCGGCGACCAGGCTGCCGCTCCAGCGCCCGCCGTGCCGGCGGCGACCGCGCCAGGCGTGGTTGAAGCAAAGCCAGCTCCGGCGGCACCGGCCGCGCCCGCTGTGACCGAACCCAAGATCGTCGTCGAGGCGGTCGAGATCGAAGGCAACAAGATCTTTGTCGCCGGCCTCGCCGATCCGGGCCGCAAGGTGCGCGCCTATGCCAACGACATTCCGCTCGGTGACGCACAGACGTCGTCGGACGGCCATTTCCTGGTCGAGGCGACGCGCGACATTCCGGTCGGCAGCTACACCATCCACGTCGACGGCCTCGATGCCGACGGCGTGAAGGTGGTGGCTCGTGCCGCAGTGCCCTTCGAGCGCGAGGCGGGCGAGGCGGTCGCCGCCGTTGCACCCGCCGGGACCAAGCCGGCCGAGACCAAGCCTGCGGCCGCCGCTGCTCCGGCGGGGACCGCACCGGCCGCCGATGCCTCGGCCGTCGTCGCGGCAGCCACGCCGCCAAGCGACGTGCCTGAAATCGTGTCGCCCAAGCTCGAACATGCCGACGGCGCGGTCATTATTCGTCGCAATGATACGTTGTGGCGGATTTCACGGCGCGTCTATGGTCACGGCACGCGCTACTCCACCATATACCTCGCCAACCAGGACCAGATCAGGAATCCGAACCGCATCTGGCCGGGGCAGGTGTTCAAAGTCCCGGAAAAGTCGAAGGAAGGCGAAGCCGCCGACTTCAAGGCGATGGGTGAACACGCGACCACGAAGACGGAATAG
- a CDS encoding CDP-alcohol phosphatidyltransferase family protein — protein sequence MGTQYKKFEAHASGGPRIREIPMRMVLPNLVTVLAICAGLSGIRFAFENRFETAVVMVLLAAFLDGIDGRLARMLKATSKFGAQMDSLADIVNFGVAPALVLYAFLLDRAGSPGWIAALLFAIACGLRLARFNVLDDEKTERPIWQSEYFVGVPAPAGAVLVMLPLYLYFLRLGVEPSRPAAFVATGFTILVAFLLVSRLPVYSGKSIKIPGDRVLPVILAVVLYILLLMTYPWYTLTASVAGYLIFLPFSVRAYSKRARLEGEKVPPSDIG from the coding sequence GTGGGCACGCAGTATAAAAAATTCGAAGCCCATGCCAGCGGCGGTCCGCGCATCCGCGAGATCCCGATGCGCATGGTGCTGCCTAATCTCGTCACCGTGCTTGCCATCTGCGCCGGCTTGTCGGGTATCCGTTTCGCTTTCGAAAATCGCTTTGAAACTGCGGTGGTGATGGTGCTGCTGGCCGCTTTTCTCGACGGCATCGATGGCCGCCTGGCTCGCATGCTGAAGGCGACCTCCAAATTCGGCGCGCAGATGGATTCGCTGGCCGACATCGTCAATTTCGGTGTCGCGCCGGCCCTGGTGCTCTATGCCTTCCTGCTCGACCGTGCCGGCTCGCCGGGCTGGATCGCGGCACTGCTGTTTGCGATTGCCTGCGGGCTTAGGCTCGCGCGCTTCAACGTGCTCGACGACGAGAAGACCGAACGCCCGATATGGCAGTCCGAATATTTCGTCGGTGTGCCGGCGCCGGCGGGCGCCGTGCTGGTGATGCTGCCGCTCTATCTCTATTTCCTGCGCCTTGGAGTGGAGCCCAGCCGGCCGGCCGCCTTCGTCGCCACCGGCTTCACCATCCTGGTCGCTTTCCTGCTGGTCAGCCGGTTGCCGGTCTATTCCGGCAAGAGCATCAAGATCCCGGGCGACAGGGTGCTGCCGGTCATCCTCGCCGTCGTGCTCTACATCTTACTGCTGATGACCTACCCCTGGTACACGCTGACGGCATCGGTGGCGGGCTACCTGATCTTCCTGCCGTTTTCCGTGCGCGCCTATTCCAAGCGCGCCAGGCTGGAGGGCGAGAAGGTGCCGCCTTCGGATATAGGTTAG
- a CDS encoding SDR family oxidoreductase, with the protein MAKVLVTGGTGHLGRDLVPALTASGHAVRLLARKAGPDRSVEWALGDLATGEGVEEALGGIDTVIHAATLSPIARRGMRPIDFLSSPSDVDVEGTRRLLAASQRADVSHFIFVSIVGLDFSTLPYSRVKLAGEQLVRTSPLSWSVIRATPFFYLLAQMLAGLRWLPVWPLPTSPSNPVDTRDVASYLAQAVSDGERGVRPQIGGPEVMPFSTFARQYRDVLGLRRLILPFPVSRKISLALGLVETSERLGERTWKAWLSEQGGSAP; encoded by the coding sequence ATGGCAAAAGTCCTCGTCACCGGCGGCACCGGACATCTCGGACGCGATCTCGTGCCGGCACTGACCGCGTCCGGGCACGCCGTCAGGTTGCTGGCCAGGAAAGCCGGGCCGGACCGCTCCGTGGAATGGGCGCTCGGCGATCTCGCAACGGGCGAAGGCGTCGAAGAGGCCCTTGGTGGCATCGATACGGTCATCCATGCAGCGACGCTGTCGCCGATCGCAAGGCGCGGTATGCGGCCGATCGATTTCTTATCCAGTCCGTCGGATGTCGACGTCGAGGGCACGCGGCGGCTGCTTGCCGCATCGCAGCGCGCCGATGTCTCGCATTTCATCTTCGTGTCGATCGTCGGCCTCGACTTCAGCACCCTGCCCTATAGCCGCGTGAAGCTGGCGGGCGAGCAGCTTGTGCGGACGTCGCCGCTCTCGTGGTCGGTCATCCGCGCGACCCCATTCTTTTACCTTCTGGCGCAGATGCTGGCCGGGCTGAGATGGCTGCCGGTCTGGCCGCTGCCGACCTCGCCCTCAAATCCCGTCGATACGCGCGACGTCGCCAGCTATCTGGCCCAGGCTGTCAGCGATGGGGAACGCGGCGTCCGCCCGCAGATTGGCGGACCCGAAGTGATGCCGTTTTCGACATTCGCTCGACAATACCGCGATGTGCTCGGGCTGCGGCGTCTCATTCTGCCGTTTCCGGTCAGTCGAAAGATAAGCCTTGCCCTGGGCCTTGTAGAAACCAGCGAGCGGCTGGGAGAAAGAACATGGAAGGCATGGCTTTCCGAGCAGGGCGGAAGCGCGCCGTGA
- a CDS encoding SMP-30/gluconolactonase/LRE family protein, with protein sequence MRISSGNKAHIVMEGLAFGESPRWHDGRLWVCNWGTGEIIAVDAHGNSEIMLRVPAVLPYSIDWLPDGRLLVVSGREGLLLRREADGSLVTHADLRGLSKSPWNEIVVDGRGNIYVNGGGPAPAAGQHFGPGTIVLVTPDGKVRQVADTIAFANGMAVTPDNKTLIIAESHANRLTAFDIAADGSLSNRRIWAELDGYPDGICLDAEGTVWYADVPNKHCVRVREGGDVLQTVIADRGCFACMLGGAGRKTLFITAAEWRGFEHMTSDARTGQVLAIEAPALGVGWPG encoded by the coding sequence ATGCGAATATCATCCGGCAACAAAGCGCATATCGTCATGGAAGGTCTCGCCTTCGGCGAATCGCCGCGTTGGCATGATGGACGCCTGTGGGTCTGCAACTGGGGCACCGGCGAGATCATTGCCGTCGATGCGCACGGCAACAGCGAGATCATGCTCAGGGTTCCGGCTGTGCTGCCCTACTCCATCGACTGGCTGCCGGATGGTCGTCTGCTGGTTGTCTCAGGCCGCGAGGGCCTGCTGTTGCGGCGGGAAGCCGATGGCTCGCTCGTCACCCACGCCGATCTGCGCGGCCTGTCCAAGAGCCCATGGAACGAGATCGTCGTCGATGGGCGGGGCAACATCTATGTCAATGGCGGCGGGCCGGCTCCGGCGGCCGGCCAGCATTTCGGCCCCGGCACCATCGTCTTGGTCACACCGGATGGAAAGGTCAGGCAAGTGGCGGACACCATCGCCTTCGCCAACGGCATGGCGGTGACCCCTGACAACAAGACGCTGATCATCGCCGAATCCCACGCCAACAGGCTGACCGCTTTCGACATCGCCGCCGACGGCTCCTTGTCCAACCGACGCATCTGGGCTGAACTCGACGGATATCCCGACGGCATCTGCCTCGATGCCGAAGGGACTGTCTGGTACGCGGATGTTCCCAACAAGCACTGCGTGCGGGTGCGCGAAGGCGGTGACGTCTTGCAGACCGTCATCGCCGATCGCGGCTGCTTTGCCTGCATGCTGGGCGGTGCGGGCAGGAAAACGCTGTTCATCACCGCCGCCGAGTGGCGCGGCTTCGAGCATATGACAAGCGACGCCCGCACCGGCCAGGTGCTCGCCATTGAAGCGCCGGCACTGGGCGTGGGCTGGCCTGGCTAG
- a CDS encoding TetR/AcrR family transcriptional regulator, with amino-acid sequence MKPPSAGRERILREAIRLFAERGYDRTSVPEIQEAAGLSRGSGALYKHFPSKEALLAAAIDRFVGTAREGRAELGEQALAVDQGARRVVEGMLEKLGANREMLRILWRDLEHFPELKASARGEIMQSTYHAVAEWLRERQRQGELRPHDSDAVAAVIVGSVGMFRVFEAIWTERSIEVSDERFASAWTDLLIRGLRP; translated from the coding sequence ATGAAGCCGCCATCCGCAGGACGCGAGCGCATTCTACGCGAAGCCATCCGCCTGTTCGCCGAGCGCGGTTATGACCGAACCAGCGTTCCCGAAATTCAGGAGGCCGCCGGCCTGTCGCGTGGCTCGGGTGCGCTCTACAAGCACTTTCCCTCGAAGGAAGCGCTGCTTGCCGCGGCTATCGACCGGTTTGTCGGAACGGCACGGGAGGGACGGGCCGAGCTTGGCGAACAGGCGCTTGCTGTCGATCAGGGGGCGCGCCGGGTCGTGGAGGGCATGCTGGAAAAACTCGGCGCGAATCGCGAGATGCTCAGAATCCTGTGGCGCGATCTCGAGCACTTCCCGGAATTGAAGGCCTCGGCGCGTGGCGAGATCATGCAGAGCACCTACCACGCAGTCGCCGAATGGCTGCGGGAGCGTCAGCGACAGGGCGAACTGCGTCCCCATGACAGCGACGCGGTCGCCGCCGTCATCGTCGGCAGCGTCGGCATGTTCCGCGTCTTCGAAGCGATCTGGACCGAGCGCTCGATCGAGGTCAGCGACGAACGCTTCGCGTCCGCCTGGACCGATTTGCTGATCCGGGGCCTGCGGCCCTAA